Part of the Nostoc sp. ATCC 53789 genome, AAGCCGCTCTTAGCAGGATGCGGCTTTTTCTTATAACTGCTAGCATTGGGAGCTAGCCTTTCCCCCTGGGATGGCAGAGGAAAGCTTTTAAAACTCCATTCGCTGATATTCAGCTACGGAGGATGCTGCGGGGCGTGCGCGCTGTCTGGCCCAATCTCTCAGAGCCGTTACTTGTTCTTGCATCGTTCGAGACAGCGGCAATGTTGCCTTCAGTGCAGCAATAATATCTAATTGGGTGAACTCCCGATCTTGGGCAAAAGCTTCATACATTGCCGCAACGATCGCTTGCTCAACTTCTGCCCCAGAAAAGCCATCAGACATCTTAGCTAGTTGCTCAAGATCGAATCTAGAGATGTCTTCACGGCGCTTGGTCAGATGAATATTAAAAATGTGTTGCCGTTCTTCCGGTGTTGGCAGATCGACAAAGAATATTTCATCAAAGCGTCCTTTCCTCAAGAACTCCCCAGGTAAGCGTTCTACTCTGTTGGCAGTTGCCATGACAAACACTGGTGACTTCTTATCTTGCATCCATGTGAGGAAAGAGCCGAAGATTCTGCTTGATGTTCCCCCATCGGAATCAGAAGAACCTCCACTACCAGCAAAGGATTTATCCAATTCGTCGATAAACAAAATCGCTGGGGAAATAGATTCTGCTGTTTTCAAGGCGTTCCGCAAGTTTGCTTCACTTCGTCCCACCATTGAGCCGTCGTAGACTCGCCCCATATCCAACCGCAACAGTGGTAAACCCCACAGCCGGGAGGTAGTTTTAGCAATCAATGACTTACCGCAACCGGGAACTCCGAGAATTAACATCCCTTTTGGTTGAGGCAAACCATACTCTCTTGCTCTTTCTGTAAAAGCATTAGAGCGTTGCTTGAGCCATCTTTTTAACTCTTCTAAGCCACCTACAGCATCAATGGTTTCATCTTCTTCAATGTATTCTAAGATTCCATTGCGCCGAATTAGTTGCTTTTTCTCAGATAAAACGATATCTACTTCATCTTCCGTCAAACGCCCTGTAGTTACCTGCGCCTTTCGGTAGACTTTCTCAGCTTCATCTTTAGTTAAACCTAAAGCTGCTCTGAGAAGCTTTTCTCTAGCCTCTGTTGTCAACCGCCGACCACGATTTTGGTCTACGTGCTGAGTCAGTACTTTATTTAACTCCGCCATATCTGGCAGTGTAAAATCGATAACAACAACTTCTTTTTCCAACTCTATTGGAACTTGTTGCATTGGAGACATCAAAATGATGTTCTTTTGCGTACCTTTAAAGCTAGCGATCGCATCACGTAACGATCTGTTTGTTGCAGGCGCATCAATAAAGGGGTGTAAATCTTTAAGAATAAATATACTCGGTTCTTTCTGCCGGATTATCCACTCAATCGCCGCCTCTGGAGAAACGGTATTATGTTGAGTGACATTCCGGGGCTGACCATACTCCACAATCCCGTGTGTTACTGTCCAAACAAATACTCGGCGCTGGGGCTTTAACAACTGGGCGATTGTGGAAACTGCTTGCTCGGCCCGCTCTTCCTCGGAGGTCACAAGGTAGATTAAAGGGTATTGAGCTTGAATTAGGATATTGAGCTCTTCTTTCATACTTCGACCTACTTGAGACCTTATAGAGACAGTAGAGACATTGCTTCTGGTAAAGACAACCGAATCATGAATGAATAATCCATAATTCCTATCTATCTAGCAAGGAACTAACTCTTCCTCACCCTTGGGGTTGGTTTCATCTCCATCCATCTCATCAATGGAAAGATGTTCTTGACCGACTACTCCTGGTTGATTGCCCAAAGTAACCAGTTCCCCATCACGTAAGACTAGTGAGCTATCACAAGTTGGGCATGAATAAACTCTATGAGTCCGCCCAAAAGAAGAATCTTCTAATTCGTCAACCAATTCTTGATTAGATAGGTAAAAACCAAGGGCGCGTTCGGCAAGTTCTGACATTGGTTCGGAATCGACTGCTGAACGAATCTTCAGTTTTCTGTGCAACTCTGGCGATAAATACAAAGTGACCTTTTGCTTAGTTTGCGTTTGCATATAACTCTTTAACGGTCTTACCCGGGTATGTATATCAACTTATCGGTTCTTCTATTGGTTGTCAAGACAGCAAAACGTTTTGACGCTACTTTTGTTACATTTGTTTACACGAGAAGCTGAAATGCTGTTTATTGAGTGATAAATCCCTCACGACAAACCTCTTCGAAGTTAATCAGGGCTTAGGATTCAAATCCTGAAACCTCAATGGCAATTAGCGATCGCTAATTAATGATTCCCTAACTTGGCTTACTTTTTAACTATTTGAAGTGTAAGCGGATTAAAGTTGAACACCTTTCCGGTTGTAAACAACTGATATCCACAGGAGATGCCAGCGAATGACACTAGCAGAGAAAAAAGTGACACTGAACCGATTACAACACCACTGGCGATGAATAGAGCAATTCCGATCCCAATCAAAACCCATCCTAGCTTCCGATTATCGCGCCCACCCAAATTTAGAGCTACTACACCTCCCATACACAGCAAAATTCCAGGTGTGCTGCGTAAGTAGACGCTCACATAAATACTTGTACTTAAAAATATAATGCCTGCGAGGATTAGCCCTAAGCCAATAAGCTTACTAGCAAAGATTACTTGTTCCTCTTCTTTACTTGTGGTAGGCGCTGTAATTTTCGTTGGCGCGGAATTTGGTGTAGGATTTTTCGCGGTAGATGCAGAGTGTTGCTGCACCCTAAACATAAAAGTTATTTTGTCTCCCTGCCCAAGGGAAACTCTGTCTCCTGGATGCAGTGGACAAAAAACTTGAGGTTGAAGTTTCGCACCGTTAATGTATGTACCATTAGAACTGCCCAAATCGGTAATATGGTATTCGTCCCCATTCTTCCAAATTTGTGCGTGGATGCGAGATGACACATCCGAATCTGGTAAGCCAGAGATATCAATATCTGGAGGTTTTTGGTCGTTTGGCTTACCAATGGAAATTACAGAAAGATTTGGTGGAAATTGTAAAGATGTGTTGGTTTGGAAGTGAAAAAGCTCCAAAGTTAGCTCGGCTGTCTGAGATGCGCTGTACATAAAATGTGTGATAAAGCACTCTTTATAAGCTTCTCTACTGAGGAGTCAAAAGAGAATGGTAAATATCCTGAAAGAATATTTAATTTTTAACGAGCGCTCTTTCAGTGCAAGGTATTGATCTGAGTTTCTGGTATTTCTATAAAATCAGTGACTTTGGCAAAATGTGTAATGTAAATGGCTACTGCTAATAAAACCTGTAGTTTGGGGCGAAGAATTTATCGGTTTACCGCCAGCGTTAGCGGGATTATTGCTCTGTTAGTAATTCTTTGGGGTTGTACTGCAAATGATTTTAACGCTGGAGCGATCGCATGGAAAACTTATAGCAACTCTCGTTATGGCTTTGAATTTCCATATCCGAGTAACTGGACTTCTTCAGCAGGCCCAGCAAATGGTGATGGAATTGCCTTTATTTCGCCCCAAAACAAAACGGTGGAAATTCGAGGGTGGGCAAGTCAGCAGTTACTGAATTCGATTGTTACAGAGCAAGAGCCAGTGAAAAAGATCAAACCCAACTTTCAAACCGCCCAAGGAGTATCTGGGGTACTAGTTGTAGAAGTTGATCAAGGAGTAGGTTCTATGACACTGACACTAACTCAGGATCAAGTGAAATACTGTTGGCAGGGACGAAGCAAAAGCCAAGAATTTCAAGATTACTATCGTTTGTTTTATTACATTGCCCAGCAGTATCGAATTTCAAAGTCTTGAGTTAGGACTGGAGTTTCTTTAGCGATGCCAAACTTAAAACCTTTAAATTGATGATATTTATCCACCTCTGACTTTTTCTTGCGATAATTCCCAAGGGGGACGCGCTCTCCACTGGTTAGTCAAAGGGGGATAGATGACACTCAAGCGGTTGGTTTTAATTTTTGTGCTAACGCCGATAGCAGTTCTGTTGGCAGTTTCGGCTTTATTCGGTAGTTGGCAAGAACCCCAGTTCCAAAGTCGCCTGGAACTGTACCAAACCAATATTGCTTTGCAGGCCCAAGCTTGGCAATCAGAAGATAGCGGTGATGACAATCTTCAAGGGATTCGGGAAGCGATACTTGGTGAGCAACCTCTAGAAAGCGCCACAAAGCAATATCAGGAGGCACGTCAGTCAGTTCAAGCGAATTTGGACAAAGTTAACAATAAGCTTGCACAATTACGCTCTCAATCTGAAATTACTCCCATACCTCCTAAACCTCTACCTGAAGTTCCTCCGACTACTAAAACCTCTAAACAAGGAAAGCAACAGTTACAGCAGTCGCTAAAGCAATTACAAAAATTAGTGGCTGAATTAGACTTGCGCCTGGGAATTTTACAAGCACAGCAAGGACAGACGGATACAGCCCTGAAAACTTGGAGCGAATTACAACAACGCTCAGATGTCAATCCAGAGTTTGGAGAAACCGCAGATGTATTGAGTGGACTGTGGAGCAATCCTCCCCGTCTGCTCCAAAATGCTCAAGAACGGATTCAAAAGAATCTAGAAGGTTGGTTTCGCTCTACTGCTTTGGTTCAGCTATACCAACTCCAACAACGACAAGATGCTTTATTAGCAGTAAAAGCTGCACAAAAAGAAACTGCTGCTCAAGCGGTGTTGAAATTAGCGGTTATTGGTACTATTCCTACCTTAGCGGCTTTAATTGGTCTAATATTGCTGATTTTATTATTTGCTCAACGCTTGTTGAAAGGAAAAGCCTCGTTACTAGCTCAAAATGCTGATATTCCTTGGTCAACGCCTTGGGATGGTGAAACGGTTTTGCAGGTTTTTATTGTAGGCTTTTTCTTTATGGGGCAAATTTTTGTGCCCTTGGTGATATCGGTTCTACCCATCCCGCGCCCTATTGCTGATGTGCGACTTCAGGCTTTTTCTGTTTTGGTTAGTTACCTATTGGTAGCATTAGGTGCGTTGTTAGTGCTGTATTTCTCTCTCAAGCCATTTTTTCCGTTACCGGAATTTTGGTTCCGCTTCCGTTTTCAAGATAACTGGTTTCTGTGGGGACTGGGCGGCTATTGTACGGCTTTGCCTATAGTTGTGATGGTATCTTTAATCAATCAACAGCTATGGCAAGGACAGGGTGGTAGTAACCCCCTGCTGCAACTAGCGCTGGAAAGCCAAAATGGGGTAGCACTTGGTATATTTTTCTTTACAGCAGCGATCGCAGCTCCATTCTTTGAAGAAATTCTGTTTCGCGGCTTTTTGTTACCTTCTCTAACGCGTTACTTACCCGTGTGGGGATCGATTATAATCAGTAGTTTGTTGTTTGCGATCGCTCACCTCAGCTTGTCGGAAATTCTGCCCCTCACTGCATTGGGGATCGTTTTAGGGGTAGTTTACACGCGATCGCGCAACCTCCTTGCTCCTATGCTCCTACACAGCCTTTGGAATAGTGGTACATTATTAAGCCTGTTTATTTTAGGTAGTAATTAATACTTAAATTGCACTGTTGCTAAAAATGTAAATATCTGATTTTATCTGCTTATGTAAGAACAATTTACTGGTTATAATTGGTTACAAGCATAAATACTAGCTGAAAAGCCAATTCAAATAATGCTGTTAACATAGACAACAAAATATCTAGTTAAGCATTTATTCTTATCCGGGTGATTTTAGCCAATAACTGAATCTTGTCATTGGTGCAATGGCGT contains:
- a CDS encoding AAA family ATPase, whose product is MKEELNILIQAQYPLIYLVTSEEERAEQAVSTIAQLLKPQRRVFVWTVTHGIVEYGQPRNVTQHNTVSPEAAIEWIIRQKEPSIFILKDLHPFIDAPATNRSLRDAIASFKGTQKNIILMSPMQQVPIELEKEVVVIDFTLPDMAELNKVLTQHVDQNRGRRLTTEAREKLLRAALGLTKDEAEKVYRKAQVTTGRLTEDEVDIVLSEKKQLIRRNGILEYIEEDETIDAVGGLEELKRWLKQRSNAFTERAREYGLPQPKGMLILGVPGCGKSLIAKTTSRLWGLPLLRLDMGRVYDGSMVGRSEANLRNALKTAESISPAILFIDELDKSFAGSGGSSDSDGGTSSRIFGSFLTWMQDKKSPVFVMATANRVERLPGEFLRKGRFDEIFFVDLPTPEERQHIFNIHLTKRREDISRFDLEQLAKMSDGFSGAEVEQAIVAAMYEAFAQDREFTQLDIIAALKATLPLSRTMQEQVTALRDWARQRARPAASSVAEYQRMEF
- a CDS encoding FHA domain-containing protein: MYSASQTAELTLELFHFQTNTSLQFPPNLSVISIGKPNDQKPPDIDISGLPDSDVSSRIHAQIWKNGDEYHITDLGSSNGTYINGAKLQPQVFCPLHPGDRVSLGQGDKITFMFRVQQHSASTAKNPTPNSAPTKITAPTTSKEEEQVIFASKLIGLGLILAGIIFLSTSIYVSVYLRSTPGILLCMGGVVALNLGGRDNRKLGWVLIGIGIALFIASGVVIGSVSLFSLLVSFAGISCGYQLFTTGKVFNFNPLTLQIVKK
- a CDS encoding type II CAAX endopeptidase family protein — its product is MTLKRLVLIFVLTPIAVLLAVSALFGSWQEPQFQSRLELYQTNIALQAQAWQSEDSGDDNLQGIREAILGEQPLESATKQYQEARQSVQANLDKVNNKLAQLRSQSEITPIPPKPLPEVPPTTKTSKQGKQQLQQSLKQLQKLVAELDLRLGILQAQQGQTDTALKTWSELQQRSDVNPEFGETADVLSGLWSNPPRLLQNAQERIQKNLEGWFRSTALVQLYQLQQRQDALLAVKAAQKETAAQAVLKLAVIGTIPTLAALIGLILLILLFAQRLLKGKASLLAQNADIPWSTPWDGETVLQVFIVGFFFMGQIFVPLVISVLPIPRPIADVRLQAFSVLVSYLLVALGALLVLYFSLKPFFPLPEFWFRFRFQDNWFLWGLGGYCTALPIVVMVSLINQQLWQGQGGSNPLLQLALESQNGVALGIFFFTAAIAAPFFEEILFRGFLLPSLTRYLPVWGSIIISSLLFAIAHLSLSEILPLTALGIVLGVVYTRSRNLLAPMLLHSLWNSGTLLSLFILGSN